The Actinomycetota bacterium region GTCGTGACCGCGATGGAACAACGCGGTGCCGTTCCCCGCCACTTGATCCGCGACCGCGACACCAAGTTCAGCCGCGCCTTCGATGACGTCTGGCGTTCAATCGGAGCGCGGATCATCCGCACGCCCGTGCGGACGCCGGTGGCCAACGCGTTCGCCGAGCGATGGGTCGGCACCGTTCGCCGCGAGTGTCCCGACCATCTGCTCGTCGTCGACCGTCGCCATCTCCAACGAGTACTGGCGATCTTTGTCGGGCACTACAACCAGCGCCGACCCCATCGCGGCCTCGGTCTCCGCTCGCCCGATGATCCTCCCGCGGACGCAGCGACCGCGGTGCCGCTGGAGAACCTCCGCCGTCACGACGTCCTCGGCGGACTCATCCACGAATATGAACTCGCCGCAGCATGACGATCGAGTTCTGACACCCAACACGGGATACTCGACGGAGTATGTCAGCGGGTAGTCCATCGCCTTGCTCCTCTCGGCACGTTCGACGACAGGTTACGACCGGAGCAACGGGCTTGGGTGGGGCCCGAGCCGTCTCGAGCGCTCGAGAAACGCCGATACCGGCACTCGCGGACCGGGTCGACATAGCCATTGCGCTCAGGCGTCCGCGCCCATCTGTAGCCTTTCGACTCCAACTGGCCCTGGCTGACGTTCTGTCACGTCGTTCGCTGCAACGCTTTGCTAAGAGCGGATCGCCGAATCGGTACTCCACGTCATCGCTGGTCGCGATGACGGGCGCGACCGTCGAGATAACCGGATCTCCAGTTCTGGGCGTGTCCACGATCGCGCGCGGGCCGCTCTGGCGTGGCGTAGGTTCGACTAGACGGGAGGGCACTCATCGCCGGTGATCATCCAGCTGCCGACCACCCATCACCTCTGGTGAAGTCAGCGCAGCAGACCCGGTAGGCGGCCTTGGTGTCACCGCGGGGCCGTCCCGCGTACCACAGCCGCAGGGTGCCGTCCTGGAGCCTGAGCGCACACGGGCTTCTCAGGGCGAGGCTGTCGATCCCATGCTCACTGGGCGACAGGGTGACGCCCCGGCGCTGCCAGGACACCCCGTCTTCGGAGGCGGCCATCTGGATGCTCGGCTCTCCGTCGTCGTCACTGACATAGAACATGTAGAAGTGGCGCTGGGAGTGCACCACCCACGGCTCCGACACCGCGGTCTCGTCGGGCTCGGGCGCGAGGATGGTCCCCACCCGGTCCCAGGAGGCGCCGGATGGGGACACCGCCGCGAGGATCGAGGCTCGCCGTCCGTTGTCGGACCCGTCATAGCCCGAGTAGAAGATCCACCAGCGCTCACCGGTCACCAACAGACAGGGGTGGCTGGCGCCCACCGCGTCTTCCTCGCCGCGCTGCATGAACGTGCCGTGGGCCTGCCAGTGGTGGCCATCGGGCGAGGTGGCCATGTGCAGGCGAGTGTCGGCGCCGTCCGAGCCGGCGTAGGCCATGAGATAGCCACCCGGCGTCGCCACCACCGACGGCGATTCCACACCGTAAGCGTCGGTCTCGCCCGCCAGTCCGGCATCGATGCTGATGCCCACGCGCCGCCAGGGCTGGCCGGGCTGCTGGATCGCCTCGAGGACCCGACCGGTCGACCCGTCGTGGCCCGAGTACCACATGCGCAGTGCTCCGTCATCCTCTTCAAGCACCGACGGTCCGAACGCCCGCAGGCGCTCAAGCTTCGCGTTGAGGCCTGATGTGGGGAACATGGGACCTCGGTGGTCCCACCCCGCGACGGTCACTCCGCCAGCAGCATGACCCGAAGCCGCTCCACGGTGCGGAGTCGCCGGATGACGTCGTCCGGTCCGAGCTGCTGGCTGGCGCGTACGCCCTCGGCCATGGTGTCGAGGCGGGCCAGCTCTTCACGACGGAGGCTCTCCCGCTCTCCGAGGGGCTTGCGCCGGAGGGCGCGGTTGAAGGCGTCGTTGGCTTGGTGGGCCCGCCCGTAGCCCAATGCCTTAGCGACCGCGACAAAAGACTTCCCGCTCGCCCGCAGTCTTAGGGCCTTGTCGTCGCGGGCGAACTCGTCCTCTACCCTGATGTCGCTCCGGTCGGTCTTCGCATCCATGCCCGTCTCCTCTCTTCGCTCAAGAAGAGGCGACAGGACGGTCGAGCGGCGGTCGCCCGCCGAGGAGGCGTCCCTTCCAAGGGCCACCCTCACGCTACACCCGCGAGGTCGGGACGGCTCTGGCGGCGTAGGCTTCTTGTTGTCGGACCGTGCTCGCGGAGCCGGAGGACTCGAAATGGTCTCCATCCCCGCCCCCCACAGCGTCGAGGACTGCCGCGTGAGCACGGTCGAAGCCCAAGCCATTCGGACCCTTCGTGTTGTGCTGGTCGATCCCCGGGCTGAGCGGCGCCGGCTCGTGCGGCAGGTGCTCGAGGGCCCCGGGCTGATGGCGACGGTGATCGGCGAGGCAGACAGTCAGGCCGCGGCCCTTGCGCTGCTTGAGCGCCACGATGTCGATCTCGTCATCCTCGAGATCCAGATGCCGGTCCAAGAGGGTCTCGAAACGATCGCCGCGCTCCGCGACCGTTTCTCGCGGTTGCGGATCGTTGTCTGCTCCTTCCATCGTGACGTCGCGACCAAAGCGCGCGCTCTGGATCAAGGGGCGGACGCGT contains the following coding sequences:
- a CDS encoding response regulator, producing the protein MSLRSVFASMPVSSLRSRRGDRTVERRSPAEEASLPRATLTLHPRGRDGSGGVGFLLSDRARGAGGLEMVSIPAPHSVEDCRVSTVEAQAIRTLRVVLVDPRAERRRLVRQVLEGPGLMATVIGEADSQAAALALLERHDVDLVILEIQMPVQEGLETIAALRDRFSRLRIVVCSFHRDVATKARALDQGADAYLDKPVSADDLKAVLGRLFADFAPQRQSPLEGWPSSPHRWGEPASQ
- a CDS encoding transposase, which produces MEQRGAVPRHLIRDRDTKFSRAFDDVWRSIGARIIRTPVRTPVANAFAERWVGTVRRECPDHLLVVDRRHLQRVLAIFVGHYNQRRPHRGLGLRSPDDPPADAATAVPLENLRRHDVLGGLIHEYELAAA